A region from the Aegilops tauschii subsp. strangulata cultivar AL8/78 chromosome 5, Aet v6.0, whole genome shotgun sequence genome encodes:
- the LOC109769309 gene encoding uncharacterized protein produces MAGKPKPPAKPWPPATSTSTSHTKTTTRPFIAAAICEYDDDDFQIPPPASRPRPLKPSSNGAVSRRLRKKLQLPSPYSGKENRPVASGTASSESVVTVAAAAAETLAGRSRVGTGIRRVPEGNEVTGGGICGISRSHSDCPKLFSTEKTGLGGYDGCNGSSNRFPNSTESSVLESGEACNLGSWHCEEAEGVSRVCNAVPEERLVGGISGSWLHGSVFDEGNVDIEAEIASRSETQKNERSGFEVHDGNYHSCSTESELLVLDSKYDIGGADCKYFQEPGLGISSLVSEERKVAVEDAATLSPQTREKKSSSAADCLEYQSSNSVESVLLESCTTHHAEQDDCDNFEIGTQLNELINLCMEDQVHSHRNSRASNVEGNKMDSGRFESVYKVQCPLCGSDISDLSEELQLAHTNNCLDEDEPAKESNPNHERGPCDGENIENTCVVEWLRKLGLSKYEEIFTKEEVDWETLQWLTEEDLLGMGITSLGPRKKIIHALGELRRKNDNANDTEADVLISENTKRTKGPMSGNKLITEFFRCSSSDQKQRDHKVQKPSTLNNQKNSSAKVASSRSRTRKAKVKDTPLWCCIPGTPFRVDAFRYLRGDCCHWFLTHFHLDHYQGLTKSFCHGKIYCTSITANLVHHKIGVPWDRMHVLPLNKRITVAGINLTCFEANHCPGSIIILFEPPNGKAVLHTGDFRFSSEMANNPVLQSSHIHTLILDTTYCNPRYDFPSQEIVIQFVIEAIQAEAFNPKTLFLIGSYTIGKERLFTEVARLLQKKIYVGAAKLQILKHLELPQEIMPWLTANEAESHIHVVPMWTLASFKRLKHLSSQYADRYDLIVAFCPTGWSFGKGRKKTPGRRWQQGTIIRYEVPYSEHSSFTELREFVRFISPEHIVPSVNNDGPEGADAMLAQLLND; encoded by the exons ATGGCGGGGAAGCCCAAGCCCCCCGCGAAGCCATGGCCGCCGGCgacctccacctccacctcccatACTAAGACCACAACCAGGCCCTTCATCGCCGCCGCAATCTGCGAATACGACGACGACGACTTCCAGATCCCTCCCCCCGCCAGCCGCCCCCGCCCCTTGAAGCCCTCCTCCAATGGCGCCGTCTCGCGCCGCCTCCGTAAGAAGCTACAGCTCCCATCACCCTACTCCGGGAAGGAGAACCGTCCCGTTGCCAGCGGCACGGCTTCCTCTGAGAGTGTTGTTACAGTAGCTGCGGCGGCTGCCGAAACCCTAGCGGGCCGTTCGAGGGTTGGTACCGGCATACGCCGCGTACCCGAGGGCAACGAAGTGACGGGTGGAGGAATCTGCGGCATATCGAGGTCCCATTCCGATTGCCCCAAGTTATTCTCTACTGAGAAGACTGGATTGGGCGGATACGACGGTTGCAACGGAAGTTCCAATCGCTTCCCCAATTCGACAGAGTCGAGTGTTTTGGAGTCAGGCGAAGCATGTAATTTGGGAAGTTGGCACTGTGAAGAGGCGGAAGGGGTCTCCAGGGTTTGTAATGCGGTTCCTGAGGAGAGGCTGGTGGGGGGAATATCTGGTTCATGGCTCCATGGCTCTGTCTTTGATGAAGGGAATGTGGATATAGAAGCTGAGATTGCATCTAGATCCGAGACCCAAAAGAACGAGCGGAGTGGATTTGAAGTTCATGACGGCAATTACCACTCATGTTCTACAGAATCAGAGCTTTTAGTGCTGGATTCAAAATATGATATTGGAGGTGCAGATTGCAAATACTTCCAAGAGCCTGGATTAGGAATCTCTAGCTTGGTTTCTGAAGAGAGAAAAGTTGCTGTGGAAGATGCTGCCACTCTCAGTCCTCAGACCAGGGAGAAGAAATCAAGCTCAGCTGCAGATTGTCTAGAGTATCAATCCTCGAATTCAGTTGAATCGGTGCTTCTGGAATCATGTACGACCCATCATGCTGAACAGGACGATTGTGATAATTTTGAGATTGGAACCCAGCTTAATGAGCTCATAAACCTATGCATGGAGGATCAGGTGCACAGTCATCGTAACAGCAGGGCATCTAATGTTGAAGGGAATAAAATGGATTCTGGGAGGTTTGAGTCAGTTTATAAAGTGCAGTGCCCATTATGTGGGTCAGATATTTCTGATCTGAGTGAGGAGCTCCAGCTAGCACATACTAACAATTGCCTCGACGAAGATGAACCTGCTAAG GAATCTAATCCTAATCATGAAAGAGGACCTTGCGATGGAGAAAATATTGAGAACACGTGTGTTGTAGAATGGTTAAGGAAGCTGGGGCTATCTAAATATGAGGAAATTTTTACCAAAGAAGAAGTTGACTGGGAGACCTTGCAGTGGCTCACAGAAGAG GATCTTCTTGGTATGGGAATTACTTCCCTTGGACCCAGAAAGAAAATTATCCATGCCCTTGGTGAATTAAGGAGGAAAAATGACAATGCTAATGACACAGAAGCAGATGTGTTAATTTCTGAAAATACTAAAAGGACTAAAGGTCCAATGAGCGGGAACAAATTAATTACGGAATTCTTTCGGTGTTCCTCATCTGATCAGAAACAGAGAGACCACAAAGTCCAGAAACCATCTACTTTGAATAACCAGAAAAATTCTAGTGCTAAGGTGGCTAGTAGTAGAAGTCGTACTCGTAAAGCAAAGGTTAAAGATACACCTCTTTGGTGTTGTATCCCAGGAACACCTTTTCGAGTG GATGCATTTCGCTACTTACGAGGAGATTGCTGTCactggtttttgacacacttccATCTAGACC ATTACCAAGGCTTGACTAAGAGCTTTTGTCATGGGAAGATATACTGTACCTCAATAACAGCAAACCTTGTACACCATAAGATTGGTGTCCCATGGGATAGAATGCATGTATTGCCACTGAACAAAAGGATTACTGTTGCTGGTATTAATTTGACATGTTTTGAAGCCAACCATTGCCCTGGATCAATAATCATCCTTTTTGAGCCTCCCAATGGTAAG GCTGTTTTGCACACTGGAGACTTCCGATTTTCTTCCGAGATGGCCAACAATCCTGTTTTGCAGTCTTCTCACATCCACACTCTAATACTTGACACGACCTACTGTAATCCACGA TATGACTTCCCAAGTCAAGAGATTGTAATACAGTTTGTCATTGAGGCCATACAAGCAGAAGCTTTTAATCCAAAAACACTGTTTTTGATTGGCAGCTACACAATTG GAAAAGAAAGACTGTTTACGGAGGTTGCCCGTTTGCTTCAGAAGAAAATATATGTTGGAGCTGCAAAGCTGCAAATATTAAAGCACTTGGAGCTTCCTCAGGAAATCATGCCCTGGTTGACAGCCAATGAAGCTGAAAGTCACATACATGTTGTCCCCATGTGGACTCTAGCAAGCTTCAAACGATTGAAACATTTATCGAGTCAATATGCT GACCGGTATGACCTCATTGTGGCATTTTGTCCTACTGGTTGGTCATTTGGTAAAGGGAGGAAAAAGACACCAGGCAGAAGGTGGCAACAAGGGACAATCATCAG ATATGAAGTACCGTACAGTGAGCACAGTAGCTTCACAGAACTCCGGGAATTTGTCCGGTTCATATCACCAGAGCATATAGTTCCTAGTGTAAACAATGATGGCCCTGAGGGTGCAGATGCTATGCTGGCCCAACTGTTAAATGACTAG